One Stenotrophomonas maltophilia DNA window includes the following coding sequences:
- a CDS encoding DUF3375 domain-containing protein: protein MKHRERISRYRHLREQPQWKLLAADHAPEIIGLLQGLLMDGERTLSSSVLNERLQRALDQLNGDELSRDLPRTAQAYIAHWLAQGWLERRLPEGADQEQYELSTAALQAIRFADGLEQARVAATESRLALVIEQLSQLAAQTESDPDARLSALRDERDRIDAEIARVGAGRVIALDGKRALERARQIIGLADELTEDFRRVRDDFEQLNRDFRERIIDDEGERGDVLSQLFEGVDVIGESDAGRSFQAFWRLLNDAEQSAQLDAALEAVLARGFARRLDRNERNFLRGFTSTMLERGGQVHDVLQNFARSLRGFVQSRGYLEQRRLNQLLKQAQSEALALRDEFPAQRGIGRDLQLTTSRLRSWSQWRLHDPRSAQVDGNVEYNDAAAISLESVGDLVASSEIDFRTLRRDLHDLLDAQPRLSIAQALSQREAPQGLGSVIGYLSLGTRFGNVIAGEQELAEWRGGDGQIRRARIPLVWFTQERRHELA, encoded by the coding sequence ATGAAGCACCGCGAACGCATCTCCCGTTACCGCCATCTGCGCGAACAGCCCCAGTGGAAGCTGCTCGCCGCCGACCACGCCCCGGAAATCATCGGCCTGCTGCAGGGGCTGCTGATGGACGGCGAGCGCACGCTGTCGTCGTCGGTGCTCAACGAGCGCCTGCAGCGCGCGCTGGACCAGCTCAACGGCGACGAACTGTCGCGCGACCTGCCGCGTACCGCGCAGGCCTACATCGCGCACTGGCTGGCCCAGGGCTGGCTGGAACGCCGCCTGCCCGAAGGCGCCGACCAGGAGCAGTACGAACTGTCGACTGCGGCGCTGCAGGCCATACGCTTCGCCGATGGCCTCGAGCAGGCCCGCGTGGCCGCCACCGAAAGTCGTCTGGCGCTGGTCATCGAACAGCTCTCGCAGCTGGCCGCACAGACCGAATCCGATCCGGACGCGCGCCTGTCCGCGCTGCGCGACGAGCGCGACCGCATCGACGCCGAGATCGCCCGCGTTGGTGCCGGCCGTGTGATCGCGCTGGATGGCAAGCGCGCGCTGGAACGTGCGCGCCAGATCATCGGCCTGGCCGATGAGCTGACCGAAGACTTCCGCCGCGTGCGCGACGACTTCGAGCAGCTCAACCGCGATTTCCGCGAACGCATCATCGACGACGAGGGCGAGCGCGGCGACGTGCTGTCGCAGCTGTTCGAAGGCGTGGATGTGATCGGCGAGAGCGATGCCGGCCGCAGCTTCCAGGCGTTCTGGCGCCTGCTCAACGACGCCGAACAGAGTGCCCAGCTCGATGCTGCACTGGAAGCGGTGCTGGCGCGTGGCTTTGCGCGCCGCCTGGATCGCAACGAACGCAACTTCCTGCGCGGCTTCACCAGCACCATGCTCGAGCGCGGTGGCCAGGTACACGATGTGCTGCAGAACTTCGCGCGCAGCCTGCGCGGCTTCGTGCAGAGCCGTGGCTACCTGGAACAGCGCCGCCTCAACCAGCTGCTGAAGCAGGCGCAGTCCGAAGCGCTGGCGCTGCGCGACGAGTTCCCCGCGCAGCGCGGCATCGGCCGTGACCTGCAGCTGACCACCAGCCGCCTGCGCTCCTGGTCGCAGTGGAGGCTGCACGATCCACGCAGTGCCCAGGTCGATGGCAACGTCGAATACAACGACGCGGCCGCAATCAGCCTGGAGAGCGTCGGCGATCTGGTCGCTTCGTCCGAAATCGACTTCCGCACCCTGCGCCGCGACCTGCACGACCTGCTCGATGCACAGCCGCGGCTCAGCATCGCCCAGGCCTTGTCGCAGCGCGAGGCGCCGCAGGGCCTGGGCAGCGTCATCGGCTACCTGTCGCTGGGCACGCGCTTCGGCAACGTGATCGCCGGCGAGCAGGAGCTTGCCGAATGGCGTGGCGGCGACGGCCAAATCCGTCGCGCCCGCATCCCGCTGGTTTGGTTCACCCAGGAGAGACGCCATGAGCTGGCATGA
- the folE gene encoding GTP cyclohydrolase I FolE, which produces MSKNNEKAAPQGGVTQDQAEDAVRTLLRWAGEDPSREGLLDTPRRVAEAYGDWFSGYRDDPRAYMERTFEEVAGYDELIVLRDIEYESHCEHHMAPIIGRVHVGYLPAGKVVGISKLARVVEAYARRFQVQEKMTAQIAQCIQDVLQPIGVGVVVEGAHECMTTRGIHKRGVSMVTSKMLGSFRDDARTRAEFLRFIEVGGKR; this is translated from the coding sequence ATGAGCAAGAACAACGAAAAGGCCGCCCCGCAGGGCGGCGTGACCCAGGACCAGGCCGAGGATGCCGTGCGCACCCTGCTGCGCTGGGCCGGTGAGGACCCGTCCCGTGAAGGCCTGCTGGATACCCCCCGCCGCGTCGCCGAAGCCTATGGCGACTGGTTCAGCGGTTACCGCGACGACCCGCGCGCCTACATGGAGCGGACCTTCGAGGAAGTGGCCGGCTATGACGAACTGATCGTCCTGCGCGACATCGAGTACGAAAGCCACTGCGAACACCACATGGCGCCGATCATCGGCCGCGTGCACGTCGGCTACCTGCCGGCCGGCAAGGTGGTTGGCATCAGCAAGCTGGCCCGCGTCGTCGAAGCCTACGCCCGCCGTTTCCAGGTGCAGGAGAAGATGACCGCGCAGATCGCCCAGTGCATCCAGGATGTGCTGCAGCCGATCGGCGTCGGCGTGGTCGTCGAAGGCGCCCACGAATGCATGACCACCCGCGGCATCCACAAGCGCGGCGTCAGCATGGTCACCTCGAAGATGCTGGGCAGCTTCCGTGACGACGCGCGGACCCGCGCCGAGTTCCTGCGCTTCATCGAAGTGGGCGGCAAGCGCTGA
- a CDS encoding MarR family winged helix-turn-helix transcriptional regulator: protein MDRPLDERTVLQMQLSSGLLYAGRQWQRLADSRLGSYGISTACTMPLLMIGRSGGGIRQVALAQQLGMEGPSLVRLLDKLCASDLVRRESDASDRRANLLWLTDAGHALVSELEDQLIGLRQDVFGELSMDELHAVLKAWRLLAEAADRIT, encoded by the coding sequence ATGGACCGACCCCTCGACGAGCGCACCGTGCTGCAGATGCAGCTCAGCTCCGGCCTGCTGTACGCAGGGCGGCAGTGGCAGCGCCTGGCCGACAGCCGGCTCGGCAGCTACGGCATCTCCACCGCCTGCACCATGCCGCTGCTGATGATCGGCCGCTCCGGCGGTGGCATCCGCCAGGTGGCGCTGGCCCAGCAGCTGGGCATGGAGGGTCCTTCCCTGGTCCGCCTGCTGGACAAGCTGTGCGCCAGCGACCTGGTCCGCCGCGAGAGCGACGCCAGCGACCGCCGCGCCAACCTGCTGTGGCTGACCGACGCGGGACACGCGCTGGTCAGCGAGCTGGAAGACCAGTTGATCGGCCTGCGCCAGGACGTGTTCGGCGAGCTTTCCATGGATGAACTGCACGCCGTGCTGAAGGCATGGCGCCTGCTGGCCGAGGCCGCCGACCGCATCACGTAA
- a CDS encoding DUF1656 domain-containing protein, producing MPGEFSLHGVFVPTLLGLMLLAYLVNSGLHALLQRAGAYRHVWHPALFNLALYGIVLGLLFHLLRWMQS from the coding sequence ATGCCCGGTGAATTCAGTCTCCACGGAGTGTTCGTCCCGACCCTGCTCGGGTTGATGTTGTTGGCCTATCTGGTCAACAGCGGCCTGCACGCGCTGTTGCAGCGTGCCGGCGCCTATCGCCATGTATGGCACCCGGCGCTGTTCAACCTGGCCCTGTACGGGATCGTGCTTGGCCTGCTGTTCCACCTCCTGCGTTGGATGCAATCGTGA
- a CDS encoding efflux RND transporter periplasmic adaptor subunit yields MNKIVKKTLPVLLTSAAVIVALLVLRQLWVYYMDEPWTRDAHVGADVVQVAPDVSGLVETVQVADNQAVKKGDLLFVVDRARYRIALEQAKASLGERQASVAQLRREIGRDRSLQDLVAAEDAEVRRAKLQAAQAALATAQAAVDLAELNLARTEVRAPADGRVNDRTMRVGDYVVAGKPVLALLDTGSFRIDGYFEETRLRGVAPGQAVDIRLMGESTALRGHVESIAAGIEDRYRSNGSTLLPNVTPAFDWVRLAQRIPVRIAIDEVPKGVELIAGRTATVTVDTGRHPHNDKAGTAPTQAGL; encoded by the coding sequence GTGAACAAGATCGTGAAGAAGACCCTGCCGGTGCTGCTCACCAGCGCAGCCGTGATCGTCGCTCTGCTGGTGCTGCGCCAGTTGTGGGTCTATTACATGGATGAGCCGTGGACCCGCGACGCCCATGTCGGTGCCGACGTGGTGCAGGTGGCGCCGGACGTATCCGGGCTGGTGGAAACGGTGCAGGTGGCCGACAACCAGGCGGTAAAGAAGGGTGACCTGCTGTTCGTGGTCGACCGTGCCCGTTACCGCATCGCGCTGGAGCAGGCCAAGGCCAGCCTGGGCGAGCGCCAGGCCTCGGTGGCACAGCTGCGCCGCGAGATCGGCCGTGACCGCAGCCTGCAGGACCTGGTCGCCGCCGAGGACGCCGAAGTACGCCGCGCCAAGCTGCAGGCCGCACAGGCCGCGCTGGCCACTGCACAGGCGGCGGTCGACCTGGCCGAACTCAACCTGGCCCGCACCGAAGTGCGCGCACCGGCCGATGGCCGGGTCAACGACCGCACCATGCGCGTGGGCGACTACGTGGTGGCCGGCAAGCCGGTGCTGGCGCTGCTGGATACCGGCTCGTTCCGCATCGATGGCTACTTCGAGGAAACCCGCCTGCGCGGCGTGGCCCCGGGACAAGCCGTGGACATCCGCCTGATGGGCGAATCGACCGCGCTGCGTGGCCATGTCGAAAGTATCGCCGCCGGCATCGAGGACCGCTATCGCAGCAACGGCAGTACCCTGCTGCCGAACGTGACCCCGGCCTTCGACTGGGTGCGGCTGGCGCAGCGCATTCCGGTGCGCATCGCCATCGACGAAGTACCCAAGGGCGTGGAACTGATCGCCGGCCGCACCGCCACGGTGACCGTGGACACCGGCCGCCACCCGCATAACGACAAGGCCGGCACCGCGCCGACACAGGCGGGCCTGTGA
- a CDS encoding efflux transporter outer membrane subunit: MNAALPRLGLIVALASLAACRTVGPDYALPEGSAFKRPQANAAFIDTQNPQVAANQALPDRWWSLYNDPVLDGLITQALRDNVELKAADAHLRRAAAVYEQALDAGGFEYEAEAGVSRAQLSAESFLQEHELPVINLADGKFAVSYQFDLFGKLKRGAEAARADEQSVAAARDLAQVSVVAQVADSYLEICHANHELHVAEHSLQLQQRSRTVTERLIAAGRGTPPELARANAQVALLEAALPPLHAQRSAAAYSLAALLGQTPGQLPAGVIDCAHAPSLAQPLPVGDGRALLQRRPDVRQAERKLASATARIGVATAELYPDIRLGASLGAAGLLEDFGTPMTQQWSIGPLISWTLPSSGTHARIHAAEAGADAALAEFDHTVLQALRETQTALDGYAQDLRRLQSLRTAQEQAALAAEQNRRLYQGGRTPYLSSLDADRSLATSDATLAAAEAQVSRDQIHLFLVLGGGWQASAAAPNATTAAK; encoded by the coding sequence GTGAACGCCGCCCTGCCCCGTCTCGGCCTGATCGTCGCGCTGGCCAGCCTGGCCGCATGCAGGACCGTTGGCCCGGATTACGCGCTGCCGGAAGGCTCTGCGTTCAAGCGGCCGCAGGCCAATGCGGCCTTCATCGATACCCAGAACCCACAGGTGGCCGCCAACCAGGCGCTGCCCGACCGCTGGTGGTCGCTGTACAACGACCCGGTGCTGGACGGCCTGATCACCCAGGCGCTGCGTGACAATGTGGAACTGAAGGCCGCTGATGCGCACCTGCGCCGTGCCGCAGCGGTGTACGAACAGGCGCTGGACGCCGGCGGCTTCGAGTACGAGGCCGAGGCCGGGGTCAGCCGCGCGCAGCTGTCGGCCGAATCATTCCTGCAGGAACACGAGCTGCCGGTGATCAATCTGGCCGATGGCAAGTTCGCGGTCAGCTACCAGTTCGACCTGTTCGGCAAGCTCAAGCGCGGCGCCGAAGCGGCGCGCGCCGACGAACAGTCGGTGGCGGCGGCACGCGACCTGGCCCAGGTCAGCGTGGTCGCGCAGGTGGCCGACAGCTACCTGGAGATCTGCCACGCCAACCACGAGCTGCACGTGGCCGAGCATTCGCTGCAGCTGCAGCAGCGCAGCCGCACGGTCACTGAACGCCTGATCGCGGCTGGCCGTGGCACGCCGCCGGAACTGGCCCGCGCCAATGCCCAGGTGGCGCTGCTGGAAGCCGCACTGCCGCCGCTGCATGCGCAGCGCTCAGCGGCCGCTTATTCGCTGGCCGCCCTGCTGGGCCAGACCCCGGGCCAGCTGCCGGCCGGCGTGATCGACTGTGCACACGCGCCCAGCCTGGCGCAGCCGCTGCCGGTCGGTGATGGCCGCGCACTGCTGCAGCGCCGCCCGGACGTGCGCCAGGCCGAGCGCAAGCTGGCCTCGGCCACGGCACGGATTGGCGTGGCCACCGCCGAGCTGTACCCGGACATCCGCCTGGGTGCCTCGCTCGGTGCCGCCGGCCTGCTGGAAGACTTCGGCACGCCGATGACCCAGCAGTGGTCGATCGGCCCACTGATCTCGTGGACGTTGCCGTCGTCCGGTACCCACGCACGCATCCACGCCGCCGAGGCGGGTGCCGATGCGGCGCTGGCCGAGTTCGACCACACCGTGCTGCAGGCGCTGCGCGAGACCCAGACCGCACTGGATGGCTACGCGCAGGACCTGCGCCGGCTGCAGTCGCTGCGCACTGCGCAGGAGCAGGCCGCATTGGCCGCCGAGCAGAACCGCCGGCTGTACCAGGGTGGCCGCACGCCGTACCTGTCCAGCCTGGATGCCGACCGCAGCCTGGCTACCAGCGACGCCACTCTGGCCGCCGCCGAAGCGCAGGTCTCGCGCGACCAGATCCATCTGTTCCTGGTACTGGGTGGGGGCTGGCAGGCCAGCGCCGCCGCGCCCAACGCCACGACTGCCGCGAAGTAA